One genomic region from Apodemus sylvaticus chromosome 1, mApoSyl1.1, whole genome shotgun sequence encodes:
- the Spib gene encoding transcription factor Spi-B isoform X4, producing MLALDAAQLDGPHLSCLYPEGVFYDLDSCKPFSYPDSDGGLDSTWGWTEAPPGPAIAPYEAFDPAAAAFAHSQAVQLCYGHGSTPPTYSPVGTLDPAPSLEAPGPGLQGYPSEDFTSQTLGSLAYAPYPSPVLSEEEDILLDSPALEVSDSESDEALLAGSEGRGPEAGARKKLRLYQFLLGLLLRGDMRECVWWVEPGAGVFQFSSKHKELLARRWGQQKGNRKRMTYQKLARALRNYAKTGEIRKVKRKLTYQFDSALLPTARRA from the exons ATGCTTGCTCTGGACGCTGCTCA GCTGGACGGCCCACACTTAAGCTGTTTG TACCCCGAAGGTGTCTTCTATGACTTGGACAGCTGCAAGCCCTTCAGTTACCCAGATTCAGACGGGGGCCTTG ACTCCACATGGGGCTGGACAGAGGCCCCGCCCGGCCCTGCCATCGCTCCCTACGAAGCCTTCGACCCCGCTGCGGCTGCCTTTGCCCACTCACAGGCTGTACAGCTCTGTTATGGCCATGGTTCTACACCCCCCACCTATAGCCCCGTGGGGACCCTCGACCCAGCCCCCAGCTTGGAGGCCCCGGGGCCTGGCCTCCAGGGATACCCCTCAGAGGACTTCACAAGCCAG ACCCTGGGCTCCTTGGCTTATGCTCCGTACCCCAGCCCTGTGCTATCGGAGGAAGAAGACATTCTGCTGGACAGCCCTGCCCTGGAGGTCTCGGACAGTGAGTCAGACGAGGCCCTCTTGGCTGGCTCCGAGGGGAGGGGACCCGAGGCAG GTGCACGCAAGAAACTGCGCCTCTACCAGTTCTTGCTGGGGTTGCTCCTACGCGGGGACATGCGCGAGTGCGTGTGGTGGGTGGAGCCAGGTGCCGGCGTCTTCCAGTTCTCCTCCAAGCACAAGGAGTTGTTGGCTCGCCGCTGGGGCCAGCAGAAGGGCAACCGCAAGCGCATGACGTATCAGAAGCTGGCCCGAGCGCTGCGCAACTATGCCAAGACAGGCGAAATCCGCAAGGTCAAACGCAAGCTCACCTACCAGTTTGACAGCGCGCTGCTGCCAACCGCCCGGCGTGCCTGA
- the Spib gene encoding transcription factor Spi-B isoform X5, with protein MLALDAAQLDGPHLSCLYPEGVFYDLDSCKPFSYPDSDGGLDSTWGWTEAPPGPAIAPYEAFDPAAAAFAHSQAVQLCYGHGSTPPTYSPVGTLDPAPSLEAPGPGLQGYPSEDFTSQTLGSLAYAPYPSPVLSEEEDILLDSPALEVSDSESDEALLAGSEGRGPEVHARNCASTSSCWGCSYAGTCASACGGWSQVPASSSSPPSTRSCWLAAGASRRATASA; from the exons ATGCTTGCTCTGGACGCTGCTCA GCTGGACGGCCCACACTTAAGCTGTTTG TACCCCGAAGGTGTCTTCTATGACTTGGACAGCTGCAAGCCCTTCAGTTACCCAGATTCAGACGGGGGCCTTG ACTCCACATGGGGCTGGACAGAGGCCCCGCCCGGCCCTGCCATCGCTCCCTACGAAGCCTTCGACCCCGCTGCGGCTGCCTTTGCCCACTCACAGGCTGTACAGCTCTGTTATGGCCATGGTTCTACACCCCCCACCTATAGCCCCGTGGGGACCCTCGACCCAGCCCCCAGCTTGGAGGCCCCGGGGCCTGGCCTCCAGGGATACCCCTCAGAGGACTTCACAAGCCAG ACCCTGGGCTCCTTGGCTTATGCTCCGTACCCCAGCCCTGTGCTATCGGAGGAAGAAGACATTCTGCTGGACAGCCCTGCCCTGGAGGTCTCGGACAGTGAGTCAGACGAGGCCCTCTTGGCTGGCTCCGAGGGGAGGGGACCCGAG GTGCACGCAAGAAACTGCGCCTCTACCAGTTCTTGCTGGGGTTGCTCCTACGCGGGGACATGCGCGAGTGCGTGTGGTGGGTGGAGCCAGGTGCCGGCGTCTTCCAGTTCTCCTCCAAGCACAAGGAGTTGTTGGCTCGCCGCTGGGGCCAGCAGAAGGGCAACCGCAAGCGCATGA
- the Spib gene encoding transcription factor Spi-B isoform X2, translating to MLALDAAQLDGPHLSCLVGEGMSPRPEMTLSSLRQYPEGVFYDLDSCKPFSYPDSDGGLDSTWGWTEAPPGPAIAPYEAFDPAAAAFAHSQAVQLCYGHGSTPPTYSPVGTLDPAPSLEAPGPGLQGYPSEDFTSQTLGSLAYAPYPSPVLSEEEDILLDSPALEVSDSESDEALLAGSEGRGPEAGARKKLRLYQFLLGLLLRGDMRECVWWVEPGAGVFQFSSKHKELLARRWGQQKGNRKRMTYQKLARALRNYAKTGEIRKVKRKLTYQFDSALLPTARRA from the exons ATGCTTGCTCTGGACGCTGCTCA GCTGGACGGCCCACACTTAAGCTGTTTG GTTGGGGAGGGTATGTCTCCAAGGCCCGAGATGACCCTGTCCTCACTCCGCCAGTACCCCGAAGGTGTCTTCTATGACTTGGACAGCTGCAAGCCCTTCAGTTACCCAGATTCAGACGGGGGCCTTG ACTCCACATGGGGCTGGACAGAGGCCCCGCCCGGCCCTGCCATCGCTCCCTACGAAGCCTTCGACCCCGCTGCGGCTGCCTTTGCCCACTCACAGGCTGTACAGCTCTGTTATGGCCATGGTTCTACACCCCCCACCTATAGCCCCGTGGGGACCCTCGACCCAGCCCCCAGCTTGGAGGCCCCGGGGCCTGGCCTCCAGGGATACCCCTCAGAGGACTTCACAAGCCAG ACCCTGGGCTCCTTGGCTTATGCTCCGTACCCCAGCCCTGTGCTATCGGAGGAAGAAGACATTCTGCTGGACAGCCCTGCCCTGGAGGTCTCGGACAGTGAGTCAGACGAGGCCCTCTTGGCTGGCTCCGAGGGGAGGGGACCCGAGGCAG GTGCACGCAAGAAACTGCGCCTCTACCAGTTCTTGCTGGGGTTGCTCCTACGCGGGGACATGCGCGAGTGCGTGTGGTGGGTGGAGCCAGGTGCCGGCGTCTTCCAGTTCTCCTCCAAGCACAAGGAGTTGTTGGCTCGCCGCTGGGGCCAGCAGAAGGGCAACCGCAAGCGCATGACGTATCAGAAGCTGGCCCGAGCGCTGCGCAACTATGCCAAGACAGGCGAAATCCGCAAGGTCAAACGCAAGCTCACCTACCAGTTTGACAGCGCGCTGCTGCCAACCGCCCGGCGTGCCTGA
- the Spib gene encoding transcription factor Spi-B isoform X3 — translation MTLCLSPARLDGPHLSCLYPEGVFYDLDSCKPFSYPDSDGGLDSTWGWTEAPPGPAIAPYEAFDPAAAAFAHSQAVQLCYGHGSTPPTYSPVGTLDPAPSLEAPGPGLQGYPSEDFTSQTLGSLAYAPYPSPVLSEEEDILLDSPALEVSDSESDEALLAGSEGRGPEAGARKKLRLYQFLLGLLLRGDMRECVWWVEPGAGVFQFSSKHKELLARRWGQQKGNRKRMTYQKLARALRNYAKTGEIRKVKRKLTYQFDSALLPTARRA, via the exons ATGACCCTGTGTCTCTCTCCTGCCAGGCTGGACGGCCCACACTTAAGCTGTTTG TACCCCGAAGGTGTCTTCTATGACTTGGACAGCTGCAAGCCCTTCAGTTACCCAGATTCAGACGGGGGCCTTG ACTCCACATGGGGCTGGACAGAGGCCCCGCCCGGCCCTGCCATCGCTCCCTACGAAGCCTTCGACCCCGCTGCGGCTGCCTTTGCCCACTCACAGGCTGTACAGCTCTGTTATGGCCATGGTTCTACACCCCCCACCTATAGCCCCGTGGGGACCCTCGACCCAGCCCCCAGCTTGGAGGCCCCGGGGCCTGGCCTCCAGGGATACCCCTCAGAGGACTTCACAAGCCAG ACCCTGGGCTCCTTGGCTTATGCTCCGTACCCCAGCCCTGTGCTATCGGAGGAAGAAGACATTCTGCTGGACAGCCCTGCCCTGGAGGTCTCGGACAGTGAGTCAGACGAGGCCCTCTTGGCTGGCTCCGAGGGGAGGGGACCCGAGGCAG GTGCACGCAAGAAACTGCGCCTCTACCAGTTCTTGCTGGGGTTGCTCCTACGCGGGGACATGCGCGAGTGCGTGTGGTGGGTGGAGCCAGGTGCCGGCGTCTTCCAGTTCTCCTCCAAGCACAAGGAGTTGTTGGCTCGCCGCTGGGGCCAGCAGAAGGGCAACCGCAAGCGCATGACGTATCAGAAGCTGGCCCGAGCGCTGCGCAACTATGCCAAGACAGGCGAAATCCGCAAGGTCAAACGCAAGCTCACCTACCAGTTTGACAGCGCGCTGCTGCCAACCGCCCGGCGTGCCTGA
- the Spib gene encoding transcription factor Spi-B isoform X1, with protein MTLCLSPARLDGPHLSCLVGEGMSPRPEMTLSSLRQYPEGVFYDLDSCKPFSYPDSDGGLDSTWGWTEAPPGPAIAPYEAFDPAAAAFAHSQAVQLCYGHGSTPPTYSPVGTLDPAPSLEAPGPGLQGYPSEDFTSQTLGSLAYAPYPSPVLSEEEDILLDSPALEVSDSESDEALLAGSEGRGPEAGARKKLRLYQFLLGLLLRGDMRECVWWVEPGAGVFQFSSKHKELLARRWGQQKGNRKRMTYQKLARALRNYAKTGEIRKVKRKLTYQFDSALLPTARRA; from the exons ATGACCCTGTGTCTCTCTCCTGCCAGGCTGGACGGCCCACACTTAAGCTGTTTG GTTGGGGAGGGTATGTCTCCAAGGCCCGAGATGACCCTGTCCTCACTCCGCCAGTACCCCGAAGGTGTCTTCTATGACTTGGACAGCTGCAAGCCCTTCAGTTACCCAGATTCAGACGGGGGCCTTG ACTCCACATGGGGCTGGACAGAGGCCCCGCCCGGCCCTGCCATCGCTCCCTACGAAGCCTTCGACCCCGCTGCGGCTGCCTTTGCCCACTCACAGGCTGTACAGCTCTGTTATGGCCATGGTTCTACACCCCCCACCTATAGCCCCGTGGGGACCCTCGACCCAGCCCCCAGCTTGGAGGCCCCGGGGCCTGGCCTCCAGGGATACCCCTCAGAGGACTTCACAAGCCAG ACCCTGGGCTCCTTGGCTTATGCTCCGTACCCCAGCCCTGTGCTATCGGAGGAAGAAGACATTCTGCTGGACAGCCCTGCCCTGGAGGTCTCGGACAGTGAGTCAGACGAGGCCCTCTTGGCTGGCTCCGAGGGGAGGGGACCCGAGGCAG GTGCACGCAAGAAACTGCGCCTCTACCAGTTCTTGCTGGGGTTGCTCCTACGCGGGGACATGCGCGAGTGCGTGTGGTGGGTGGAGCCAGGTGCCGGCGTCTTCCAGTTCTCCTCCAAGCACAAGGAGTTGTTGGCTCGCCGCTGGGGCCAGCAGAAGGGCAACCGCAAGCGCATGACGTATCAGAAGCTGGCCCGAGCGCTGCGCAACTATGCCAAGACAGGCGAAATCCGCAAGGTCAAACGCAAGCTCACCTACCAGTTTGACAGCGCGCTGCTGCCAACCGCCCGGCGTGCCTGA
- the Mybpc2 gene encoding myosin-binding protein C, fast-type — protein MPEAKPAAKKAPKGKDAPKEAPAKQTPAESPKEAPPEDQSPTAEEPTGIFLKKPDSVSVETGKDAVILAKVNGKELPGKPTIKWFKGKWQELGSKSGARFTFKESHDSASNVYTVELHIGKVVLGDRGDYRLEVKAKDVCDSCPFNVDVEAPRQDSLGQNLESFKRSGEGKSEDAGELDFSGLLKKREVVEEEKKKKKDDDDLGIPPEIWELLKGAKKSEYEKIAFQYGITDLRGMLKRLKKAKVEVKKSAAFTKKLDPAYQVDRGNKIKLVVEISDPDLPLKWFKNGQEIKPSSKYVFENVGKKRILTINKCTLADDAAYEAAVKDEKCFTELFVKEPPVLIVTPLEDQQVFVGDRVEMSVEVSEEGAQVMWMKDGVEMTREDSYKARYRFKKDGKRHILIYSDVAQEDGGRYQVITNGGQCEADLIVEEKQLEVLQDIADLTVKASEQAVFKCEVSDEKVTGKWYKNGVEVRPSKRITISHVGRFHKLVIDDVRPEDEGDYTFVPDGYALSLSAKLNFLEIKVEYVPKQEPPKIHLDCSGKTSDNSIVVVAGNKLRLDVAITGEPPPTATWLRGDEVFTATEGRTRIEQRPDCSSFVIESAERSDEGRYTIKVTNPVGEDVASIFLRVVDVPDPPEAVRITSVGEDWAILVWEPPKYDGGQPVTGYLMERKKKGSQRWMKLNFEVFTDTTYESTKMIEGVLYEMRVFAVNAIGVSQPSMNTKPFMPIAPTSAPQHLTVEDVTDTTTTLKWRPPDRIGAGGIDGYLVEYCLEDSEEWIPANKEPVERCGFTVKDLPTGARILFRVVGVNIAGRSEPATLVQPVTIREIVEQPKIRLPRHLRQTYIRKVGEALNLVIPFQGKPRPQVVWTKGGAPLDTSRVNVRTSDFDTVFFVRQAARSDSGEYELSVQIENMKDTATIRIRVVEKAGPAENVIVKEVWGTNALVEWQPPKDNGNSEITGYFVQKADKKTMEWFNVYEHNRHTSCTVSDLIVGNEYYFRIFSENICGLSDSPGVSKNTARILKTGITLKPLEYKEHDFRTAPKFLTPLMDRVVVAGYAAALNCAVRGHPKPKVVWMKNKMEIHEDPKFLITNYQGILTLNIRRPSPFDAGTYSCRAFNELGEALAECKLDVRVPQ, from the exons ATGCCCGAAGCTAAaccag CGGCCAAAAAGGCCCCCAAAGGCAAGGATGCCCCAAAGGAGGCCCCTGCAAAGCAGACCCCTGCAGAGTCCCCCAAAG AGGCCCCACCTGAGGACCAATCCCCAACTGCGGAGGAGCCCACAGGCATCTTCCTGAAAAAGCCGGACTCTGTGTCAGTGGAGACTG GGAAGGATGCGGTGATTCTGGCCAAGGTGAACGGGAAGGAGCTCCCAGGCAAGCCCACCATCAAGTGGTTCAAGGGGAAGTGGCAGGAGTTGGGCAGCAAGAGCGGAGCCCGGTTCACCTTCAAGGAATCCCACGACTCTGCCAGCAAT GTGTACACCGTGGAGCTCCACATTGGGAAGGTGGTCCTAGGAGACCGCGGGGATTACCGTCTAGAGGTCAAAGCCAAGGATGTCTGCGACAGCTGCCCGTTCAACGTGGATGTGGAGG CACCCCGTCAGGACTCATTGGGTCAGAACCTCGAGAGCTTCAAGCGTTC GGGTGAGGGGAAGTCGGAAGATGCAGGCGAGCTGGATTTCAGCGGCTTGTTGAAGAAGAG GGAAGTagtggaggaggaaaagaagaagaagaaagatgacGACGACCTGGGCATACCCCCAGAGATCTGGGAGCTCCTGAAAGGGGCCAAGAAGAGCGAGTACGAGAAGATCGCCTTCCAGTACGGCATCACGGACCTCCGCGGCATGCTGAAGCGGCTCAAGAAGGCCAAGGTGGAGGTCAAGAAGAGTGCAG CCTTCACTAAGAAGTTGGACCCAGCCTACCAAGTGGACAGGGGCAACAAGATCAAGTTGGTGGTGGAGATCAGCGACCCAGACCTCCCTCTCAAGTGGTTCAAGAATGGCCAGGAGATCAAGCCCAGCAGCAA GTATGTGTTTGAGAATGTGGGGAAGAAACGAATTCTTACCATCAACAAGTGCACGCTGGCGGATGATGCCGCATACGAGGCAGCAGTCAAAGACGAGAAGTGCTTCACTGAACTCTTTGTCAAAG AGCCTCCAGTCCTGATCGTCACCCCGCTGGAGGACCAGCAGGTGTTTGTGGGTGACCGAGTGGAAATGTCGGTAGAGGTGTCTGAAGAGGGTGCACAGGTCATGTG GATGAAAGATGGTGTGGAGATGACACGGGAGGATTCCTACAAGGCGCGCTACCGCTTCAAGAAGGACGGGAAACGGCACATCCTCATCTACTCGGATGTGGCCCAGGAGGATGGGGGCCGCTATCAGGTCATAACAAATGGAGGCCAGTGTGAGGCAGATCTCATCGTGGAAG AGAAGCAACTGGAGGTCCTGCAGGACATCGCAGACCTGACGGTGAAGGCCTCGGAACAGGCCGTGTTCAAGTGTGAAGTGTCTGACGAGAAGGTGACGGGCAAGTGGTACAAGAACGGGGTGGAGGTGCGACCCAGCAAGAGGATCACCATCTCCCATGTGGGCAG ATTCCACAAGCTGGTGATCGATGACGTCCGCCCTGAGGATGAGGGAGACTACACATTTGTGCCCGATGGCTACGCCCTATCCCTCTCAGCCAAGCTCAACTTTTTAG AAATCAAAGTGGAGTACGTACCTAAGCAAG AGCCCCCAAAGATCCACCTGGACTGCTCAGGGAAGACCTCAGACAACTCAATTGTCGTGGTGGCTGGGAACAAGCTGCGGCTGGACGTGGCCATCACGGGAGAACCACCTCCCACTGCTACCTGGCTAAGGGGAGATGAG GTGTTCACAGCCACAGAAGGCAGGACGCGCATTGAGCAGAGGCCGGACTGCAGCAGCTTTGTGATCGAGAGTGCGGAGAGGTCAGACGAAGGGCGCTACACCATCAAAGTCACCAATCCTGTGGGCGAGGACGTGGCTTCCATTTTCCTGAGGGTTGTGG atgttCCTGACCCTCCAGAGGCTGTCCGCATCACCTCGGTTGGAGAAGATTGGGCCATTCTGGTCTGGGAGCCGCCCAAGTATGATGGAGGACAGCCAGTGACTG GATACTTGATGGAGCGGAAGAAGAAAGGCTCCCAGCGCTGGATGAAGCTCAACTTCGAGGTCTTCACTGACACGACCTATGAGTCCACAAAGATGATCGAGGGTGTCCTCTATGAGATGCGAGTCTTTGCTGTCAACGCCATTGGTGTCTCTCAGCCCAGCATGAACACCAAGCCCTTCATGCCCATCG ccccGACGAGTGCACCGCAGCACCTTACAGTGGAGGATGTGACAGACACCACCACCACACTTAAGTGGAGGCCTCCCGATCGGATTGGCGCTGGCGGCATTGACGGCTATCTGGTGGAGTACTGCCTGGAGGACT CTGAGGAGTGGATCCCGGCTAACAAGGAGCCAGTGGAACGGTGTGGCTTCACTGTCAAGGATCTCCCAACGGGAGCCAGGATCCTCTTCCGGGTTGTTGGGGTCAACATTGCGGGGCGCAGTGAACCAGCCACCCTCGTTCAGCCGGTCACTATCAGGGAGATTGTTG AGCAACCTAAGATCCGCCTCCCTCGCCATCTTCGTCAGACTTATATCCGAAAAGTTGGGGAGGCCCTCAACCTCGTCATCCCCTTTCAG GGCAAGCCCCGGCCTCAGGTGGTGTGGACCAAGGGCGGGGCTCCCTTGGATACCTCCCGTGTGAATGTGCGGACTAGTGACTTCGACACAGTGTTCTTCGTGCGCCAGGCGGCCCGCTCCGACTCCGGAGAGTATGAGCTGAGTGTGCAGATTGAGAACATGAAGGACACTGCCACCATCCGCATCCGGGTCGTGG aaAAAGCCGGGCCAGCAGAGAATGTAATAGTGAAGGAGGTGTGGGGCACAAATGCTCTGGTGGAGTGGCAGCCGCCCAAGGACAACGGGAACAGTGAGATCACAGGCTACTTTGTCCAGAAGGCTGACAAAAAAACCATG GAGTGGTTCAATGTCTATGAGCACAATCGCCACACCAGCTGCACGGTGTCTGACCTCATTGTGGGTAATGAGTACTACTTCCGCATCTTCAGCGAGAACATCTGTGGTCTCAGTGACTCACCAGGTGTCTCCAAGAACACAGCTCGAATCCTCAAGACAG GAATCACCTTAAAACCACTGGAGTACAAGGAGCATGATTTCCGGACGGCCCCCAAGTTCCTGACCCCCCTGATGGACCGGGTAGTGGTGGCAGGATATGCCGCAGCTCTCAACTGTGCCGTCAGAGGCCACCCCAAG CCGAAGGTGGTATGGATGAAGAACAAGATGGAAATCCATGAAGACCCCAAATTCCTCATAACCAACTACCAGGGCATCCTGACGCTGAACATCCGCCGGCCTTCGCCCTTTGATGCTGGGACCTATTCCTGCCGCGCCTTCAACGAACTGGGGGAGGCCCTGGCTGAATGCAAACTGGACGTCCGAG TGCCACAGTGA